A single window of Nocardia higoensis DNA harbors:
- a CDS encoding PucR family transcriptional regulator, which produces MNGHFSTGGSSSSAEPPPGGDTPLARACRDLAGAALADADPTGPTARLLEAAAACAREGVALGMVHRAVFDNVRREFERLRTPATLPGADRRLWETLENITVAVSAGYLDEARTVGAQHNSALDTVTASLLGGIADPAEAEECGIELAASYSVLAVALPLPASRADADAVQPLRPGQALTAASEGTRESGARQMLRRVRATLAERGGPNALSLLGRDGGTILVPTSTSVRLDVARLVDLLSDAAGAPIAATVVTAAPRTELPGAAECAHELLDMVRRLRMAPGLYRMADLALEYQITRPGPGLDHLGTVLDPLDAQPKLLETLRCHIANGLNRQRTARMLDLHTNGLDYRLRRIGRLTGHDPGDARGICYLRAALVARSYREQQR; this is translated from the coding sequence ATGAATGGTCACTTTTCGACCGGCGGGTCGAGTTCGTCAGCGGAACCCCCGCCGGGCGGGGACACGCCTCTGGCCCGCGCCTGCCGCGATCTGGCCGGCGCCGCACTGGCCGATGCCGACCCCACGGGCCCGACGGCCCGCTTGCTGGAGGCCGCCGCCGCGTGCGCGCGCGAAGGAGTGGCGCTGGGCATGGTGCACCGGGCCGTCTTCGACAATGTCCGGCGCGAATTCGAGCGATTGCGCACCCCGGCCACGCTGCCGGGAGCCGATCGGCGGCTGTGGGAGACGCTCGAGAACATCACTGTCGCGGTCTCGGCGGGCTACCTCGACGAGGCGCGCACCGTCGGCGCCCAGCACAACAGCGCCTTGGACACGGTCACCGCATCGCTACTCGGCGGCATCGCCGACCCCGCCGAGGCCGAGGAGTGCGGAATCGAACTCGCCGCCTCGTATTCGGTACTCGCCGTCGCACTGCCTCTGCCCGCATCTCGCGCCGATGCCGATGCAGTGCAACCACTCCGGCCGGGGCAAGCGCTCACCGCCGCATCCGAGGGCACGCGCGAATCCGGTGCCAGGCAGATGCTGCGCAGGGTGCGCGCGACCCTGGCCGAGCGCGGCGGCCCGAATGCGCTGTCCCTGCTCGGCCGTGACGGCGGAACGATTCTCGTGCCCACCTCGACCTCGGTCCGTCTCGATGTGGCTCGTCTGGTCGACCTGCTCTCCGACGCCGCGGGCGCCCCGATCGCCGCGACCGTGGTGACCGCCGCACCGCGCACCGAACTGCCCGGTGCCGCCGAGTGCGCGCACGAACTGCTCGACATGGTGCGCCGATTGCGCATGGCCCCGGGCCTCTACCGCATGGCCGATCTGGCCCTCGAATACCAGATCACCCGTCCCGGGCCGGGTCTGGACCATCTCGGCACGGTCCTCGATCCCCTCGACGCCCAGCCCAAACTGCTGGAAACTCTGCGCTGTCACATCGCCAACGGACTCAATCGTCAGCGCACCGCGCGCATGCTCGACCTGCACACCAACGGCCTGGACTACCGCCTGCGCCGCATCGGCAGGCTGACCGGTCACGACCCCGGCGACGCGCGCGGAATCTGTTACCTGCGTGCGGCATTGGTCGCCCGCAGCTACCGTGAACAGCAACGATAG
- a CDS encoding mechanosensitive ion channel family protein, whose protein sequence is MEQVLRPLIVFAATLAVTVCIGLLMGRLLRFSARRRPRSRLPLLLRRVQLPLQIFLGAVALHTTYPLAELNLRQDAVIRNLIATAAILAAIWLVVRSVDVAAENMLHSYADRTHEVAKVRQLRTQLGLVRRIVTAVLAVSTAAVAILLLVPSLRTLGTSLLASAGVIGIIAGVAAQSTLSNLIAGLQIAFGDSVKIGDTVVVEGEWGTVEELSLAFLTVRIWDDRRLTMPVSYFNSQPYENWSRGGSQITGTVFLHLDHSAPVALLREHLGEFLKERADWDGRSCGLVVTDSTPTAIVVRATMTAADADDVWTLRCAVREELLGWLWREHPYALPKIPTAITAGSGVPGQVADRDERTEREDSARTDARHGHLVSSNGRVHG, encoded by the coding sequence TTGGAGCAAGTACTACGTCCATTGATCGTCTTCGCCGCGACCCTCGCGGTCACCGTCTGTATCGGCCTGCTGATGGGCAGGCTGCTGCGTTTCAGTGCGCGCAGACGACCCCGCTCGAGACTGCCGCTGCTGCTGCGCCGGGTGCAGCTGCCGTTGCAGATCTTCCTCGGCGCGGTCGCGTTGCACACCACGTATCCGCTGGCCGAGTTGAATCTGCGCCAGGACGCCGTGATTCGCAATCTGATCGCGACGGCCGCGATCCTGGCCGCCATCTGGCTGGTCGTGCGCAGTGTCGACGTGGCCGCGGAGAACATGCTGCACTCCTATGCCGACCGGACCCACGAAGTGGCGAAGGTGCGCCAGCTACGCACCCAGCTCGGCCTGGTGCGCCGGATCGTCACCGCCGTCCTGGCGGTCAGCACCGCGGCGGTCGCCATCCTGCTGCTCGTTCCGAGTCTGCGCACCCTGGGCACCTCGCTGCTCGCCTCGGCAGGGGTGATCGGCATCATCGCCGGTGTAGCGGCCCAGTCGACCTTGAGCAATCTGATCGCCGGCCTGCAGATCGCCTTCGGTGATTCGGTGAAGATCGGCGACACCGTGGTCGTCGAGGGGGAGTGGGGCACCGTCGAAGAGCTCAGCCTCGCCTTCCTCACCGTGCGCATCTGGGACGACCGCAGGCTGACCATGCCCGTGTCGTACTTCAACAGCCAGCCCTACGAGAACTGGTCCCGCGGCGGTTCGCAGATCACCGGCACGGTCTTCCTGCATCTGGACCACAGTGCGCCGGTGGCGTTGCTGCGCGAACACCTCGGCGAGTTCTTGAAGGAGCGCGCGGACTGGGACGGTCGCAGCTGCGGCTTGGTGGTCACCGACAGCACGCCCACCGCGATCGTGGTCCGGGCGACCATGACCGCAGCCGACGCCGACGACGTGTGGACGCTGCGCTGCGCGGTCCGCGAGGAACTGCTGGGCTGGCTGTGGCGCGAACACCCCTACGCGCTACCGAAGATCCCCACCGCGATCACGGCCGGATCCGGCGTTCCCGGCCAGGTCGCCGACCGGGACGAGCGCACGGAACGCGAGGACTCCGCCCGCACGGACGCTCGGCACGGGCACCTGGTGTCGTCGAACGGTCGCGTGCACGGCTGA
- a CDS encoding aspartate aminotransferase family protein, producing the protein MVLEQTRQHLGKARAQLGSLLGGLVEHRSEGARLWTTDGREFLNCGGYGVFLLGARHPAVLEAVAAQLGRHPVGTRGLLEASAANAAAALAEIAPAGLTKVYFAGAGTEATEAALKMAAVQGRTRLIGAEGGYHGKTLGALSLTANDTYQDPFRGVLHGATRVPYGDPDALDAALGADGSDACVVLEPIQGEGGVRIPPVGYLSRVQQLCRERGAMLVLDEIMTGLGRTGTWWRGETEQITPDVLLVGKSLGGGVLPVSAAVATEQAYAAFDADLCLHTSTFSGAPLGMAAAAATIDVLRQENLVEASARLGARLLAGLTEIRDRTCPRQIVEIRGAGTLFGLEFADGGLAGEFLIEMIDARVIINHSLNAGPVLRLTPPANLRPSDEAWLLEAFEKACVRLAAHAI; encoded by the coding sequence GTGGTTCTTGAACAAACCAGGCAGCATCTCGGCAAGGCCAGGGCGCAGCTGGGAAGCCTGCTCGGCGGGCTGGTGGAGCATCGCTCCGAAGGGGCGCGACTGTGGACTACCGACGGTCGTGAGTTCCTCAACTGTGGCGGCTACGGCGTGTTCCTGCTCGGCGCGCGTCACCCGGCAGTGCTCGAGGCGGTCGCCGCGCAGCTCGGCCGTCATCCGGTCGGCACCCGCGGCCTGCTCGAAGCCTCCGCCGCGAACGCCGCGGCCGCACTGGCCGAGATCGCACCGGCCGGACTCACCAAGGTGTACTTCGCGGGCGCGGGGACCGAAGCCACCGAAGCGGCCCTGAAAATGGCTGCTGTCCAGGGGCGTACCCGGCTGATCGGCGCCGAGGGCGGCTACCACGGCAAGACCCTGGGCGCGCTGTCGCTGACGGCCAACGACACCTATCAGGACCCGTTCCGCGGCGTGCTGCACGGCGCGACCCGCGTCCCCTACGGTGACCCCGACGCCCTCGACGCGGCGCTCGGCGCCGACGGATCCGACGCGTGCGTGGTACTCGAGCCCATCCAGGGCGAAGGTGGTGTGCGCATCCCGCCGGTGGGCTATCTGAGCCGCGTCCAGCAACTGTGCCGCGAACGCGGTGCCATGCTGGTGCTCGACGAGATCATGACCGGCCTCGGCCGCACCGGAACCTGGTGGCGCGGCGAGACCGAGCAGATCACCCCCGACGTTCTGCTGGTGGGCAAGAGCCTCGGCGGCGGCGTCCTCCCGGTCTCGGCGGCCGTCGCGACCGAGCAGGCCTACGCCGCCTTCGACGCCGACCTCTGCCTGCACACCTCCACCTTCTCCGGCGCGCCGCTCGGCATGGCGGCCGCCGCGGCGACGATCGACGTGTTGCGCCAGGAAAATCTGGTCGAGGCGTCCGCCCGCCTCGGTGCGCGCCTGCTCGCCGGGCTCACCGAGATCCGTGATCGCACCTGCCCCCGCCAGATCGTCGAGATTCGTGGCGCCGGAACGCTTTTCGGCCTCGAGTTCGCCGACGGCGGCCTGGCGGGAGAGTTCCTGATCGAGATGATCGACGCGCGCGTGATCATCAACCATTCGCTGAACGCGGGCCCCGTCCTGCGTCTGACCCCACCGGCCAACCTGCGGCCATCCGACGAGGCATGGCTGCTGGAGGCCTTCGAGAAGGCCTGCGTGCGCCTGGCGGCCCACGCGATCTGA
- a CDS encoding SDR family oxidoreductase: MKIFVTGGAGVVGVPLIEMLGARHEVIALTHTRLVPGAEVVHGDITAPGLGLDTEDTARVLDGLDLVVHCAASVDFAAGPDALHAINVTGTQRVLDLAAAAGARLVHVSTAFVELEPPEDITGGHATLLPGQYLAAKRLGESEVRASGLAHTIVRPSAIGGRARTGEITEYQGVHSLSRAMVRGSVPLFLCAASARYDLVPCDVVAAVIAAVAEYPDAPATAWATVGPHSVTADRLLEILDETFDEHGLPRRGPRRADPEVFERLLKPAFFDELGASDKTKMANLMTTLASLFQPEPMPSSLGEIPGAPQAYSATDAEEVIRTTFRTVIAREGMAQAPAAPERNEVMV; this comes from the coding sequence GTGAAGATCTTCGTCACCGGCGGCGCCGGTGTCGTCGGCGTACCGCTGATCGAGATGCTCGGCGCCCGGCACGAGGTCATCGCCCTCACCCACACCCGTCTCGTCCCCGGCGCCGAGGTGGTGCACGGCGACATCACCGCTCCCGGTCTCGGTCTGGACACCGAGGACACCGCGCGTGTCCTCGACGGACTCGACCTGGTGGTGCACTGCGCGGCCAGCGTCGATTTCGCCGCCGGGCCGGACGCCCTGCACGCGATCAACGTCACCGGCACCCAGCGCGTGCTCGATCTGGCCGCCGCGGCGGGCGCCCGGCTGGTGCACGTGAGCACCGCGTTCGTCGAGTTGGAACCGCCCGAGGACATCACCGGCGGCCATGCCACGCTGCTGCCCGGCCAGTACCTCGCCGCCAAGCGTCTCGGTGAGTCCGAGGTGCGCGCCAGCGGTCTGGCCCACACCATCGTCCGCCCTTCCGCCATCGGCGGCCGTGCCCGCACCGGAGAGATCACCGAATACCAAGGCGTGCACAGCCTCTCGCGTGCGATGGTGCGTGGGTCGGTGCCGCTGTTCCTGTGCGCGGCCTCCGCGCGCTACGACCTCGTGCCCTGTGACGTGGTGGCCGCCGTCATCGCCGCCGTCGCCGAGTATCCCGATGCCCCCGCGACCGCCTGGGCCACCGTGGGCCCGCACTCGGTCACCGCCGACCGGCTGCTCGAGATCCTCGATGAGACCTTCGACGAACACGGCCTGCCCCGGCGCGGCCCGCGTCGCGCCGATCCCGAAGTCTTCGAGCGGCTTCTGAAGCCCGCCTTCTTCGACGAGCTGGGGGCGTCGGACAAGACCAAGATGGCCAACCTGATGACCACGCTGGCCTCGCTGTTCCAGCCCGAGCCGATGCCCAGCTCGCTGGGCGAGATTCCCGGTGCGCCGCAGGCATATTCGGCCACCGACGCGGAAGAGGTCATACGCACCACCTTCCGTACCGTGATCGCCCGTGAGGGCATGGCGCAGGCCCCGGCCGCGCCCGAACGCAACGAGGTGATGGTCTGA
- a CDS encoding SRPBCC family protein, producing the protein MAERSVAIRAQVGDVDPDVAFARLRDFPSYAEHVDVVRGISLGVDAQGNQVSSWSVWFRSGLLEWTERDVVDEASRILSFEQVTGDLARFDGAWRVALSDAGVTVSFDAVVDLGIPSLADMLDPLAERALRTNTVDILRGLFGPDIEFGGVAV; encoded by the coding sequence ATGGCCGAACGTTCTGTGGCAATCCGCGCTCAGGTGGGCGACGTCGACCCCGACGTGGCTTTCGCCCGCCTGCGCGACTTCCCCTCCTACGCTGAGCACGTCGACGTGGTGCGTGGCATCAGTCTCGGTGTCGACGCACAGGGCAACCAGGTCAGCAGTTGGTCGGTGTGGTTCCGCAGCGGTCTGCTGGAGTGGACCGAGCGCGATGTGGTCGACGAGGCGAGCCGCATCCTCTCCTTCGAACAGGTCACCGGCGATCTGGCACGCTTCGACGGCGCCTGGCGGGTGGCCCTGAGCGACGCAGGTGTGACCGTCAGCTTCGACGCTGTCGTCGACCTCGGCATCCCGTCGCTGGCCGACATGCTCGACCCGTTGGCCGAACGCGCCCTGCGCACCAACACCGTCGACATCCTGCGCGGATTGTTCGGACCCGACATCGAATTCGGCGGCGTGGCCGTATGA
- a CDS encoding class I adenylate-forming enzyme family protein, whose amino-acid sequence MSPRPTRLYEAVTAAMDAVPGATVSTLRETRTFANLRADTARRADLLDAVAPRGGSRILVTLANHPDYVATLLAIWSRADLPILADPSLGAAEIATLVQDCGIDAIVRAPLTGDTRATVAGADTLAGTLNGGVEESDRIEADSGRSGGITGGGDAASREASVALDERQVAIATGFAGARPDLAPDTELGRLTSGSTRAPACIEFSAAAVLAAARTWAGASASTSADLSLCFAGLYNGLAFNTTLMPSLLTGASLVLPGGMPSGGAIMRYVTTFRPSILVAFPAAYERLTDYTRASLAEATRAALRNIRLRLSSAATLAPEVAERVAQLSGPVSDYYGIAETGPVTFADGSRPDGKGMLLPGVTVDSRPRADGVEVLHVRTASMGTRYLNYPGEFERAIAADGSYITSDTGVVREGELFLTGRAQPILNIGGRKFTVESVADVITAHPGVTDCRVLALTTPSGRDCVGAAVQAGADLEPAQLRAFLRERLADYKVPEVIVVVADLPRGAAGKVKAEAVRALLTNSFQQPVTGGR is encoded by the coding sequence ATGAGTCCCCGGCCCACCCGACTCTACGAAGCGGTCACCGCGGCCATGGACGCCGTGCCCGGAGCCACGGTGTCGACCCTGCGCGAGACCCGCACCTTCGCGAACCTGCGCGCCGACACCGCCCGGCGCGCCGACCTTCTCGATGCCGTCGCTCCGCGCGGCGGCAGCCGGATCCTGGTGACCTTGGCCAATCATCCCGACTACGTCGCCACCCTGCTGGCGATCTGGTCACGAGCGGACCTGCCGATCCTCGCCGACCCGAGTCTGGGCGCGGCCGAGATCGCCACCCTGGTACAGGACTGCGGCATCGACGCCATCGTGCGCGCGCCGCTCACCGGCGACACCCGCGCCACAGTCGCAGGCGCTGACACCTTGGCGGGCACCCTGAACGGCGGTGTCGAGGAGAGTGACCGCATCGAAGCCGACAGTGGCCGGTCCGGCGGCATCACCGGTGGCGGAGACGCTGCCTCCCGTGAGGCATCCGTCGCGCTGGACGAACGGCAGGTCGCGATCGCGACCGGGTTCGCCGGCGCACGTCCGGATCTCGCACCCGACACCGAACTCGGCAGGCTGACCTCCGGGTCCACCCGCGCCCCGGCGTGCATCGAGTTCTCCGCGGCCGCGGTCCTCGCTGCCGCCCGCACCTGGGCCGGAGCCTCCGCGTCGACCTCCGCCGACCTGAGCCTGTGCTTCGCCGGCCTCTACAACGGCCTGGCGTTCAACACGACTCTCATGCCGAGTCTGCTGACCGGCGCGAGCCTGGTCCTGCCCGGCGGCATGCCCAGCGGCGGCGCGATCATGCGCTACGTCACCACCTTCCGCCCCAGCATCCTGGTCGCCTTCCCCGCCGCCTACGAACGTCTCACCGACTACACCCGCGCCTCCCTGGCCGAGGCGACGCGGGCCGCGCTGCGGAACATCCGGTTGCGGCTGTCCTCGGCGGCGACACTCGCACCGGAAGTCGCCGAGCGAGTCGCGCAACTGTCCGGTCCCGTCTCGGACTACTACGGCATCGCCGAAACCGGCCCCGTCACCTTCGCCGACGGCAGCCGCCCGGACGGCAAGGGCATGCTCCTGCCCGGCGTCACCGTCGACTCCCGCCCGCGCGCCGACGGCGTCGAGGTGCTGCATGTGCGCACCGCGTCCATGGGCACCCGCTACCTGAACTATCCCGGCGAATTCGAACGCGCCATCGCCGCGGACGGCAGCTACATCACCTCCGACACCGGTGTGGTGCGCGAGGGCGAGCTGTTCCTCACCGGCCGCGCTCAGCCGATCCTGAACATCGGCGGTCGCAAGTTCACCGTCGAATCCGTCGCCGACGTCATCACCGCCCACCCCGGCGTCACCGACTGCCGGGTCCTCGCCCTGACCACACCCAGCGGGCGCGACTGTGTCGGCGCGGCCGTGCAGGCCGGCGCCGACCTCGAGCCGGCGCAACTGCGCGCCTTCCTGCGCGAGCGGCTGGCCGATTACAAGGTCCCCGAGGTCATCGTCGTCGTCGCCGATCTACCGCGCGGCGCCGCGGGCAAGGTCAAGGCCGAAGCCGTACGCGCGCTGTTGACGAACTCGTTCCAGCAACCGGTCACAGGAGGCCGCTGA
- a CDS encoding acyl carrier protein, which yields MSDVLQDSLTKAVAQMVAKATDGTVDAETAQRSEQTFADAGMTSLAFLRLVDALEIRYGVEIDLENDLDHMRTVTAIVAYLRNQGVVDA from the coding sequence ATGTCCGATGTCCTGCAGGATTCGCTGACCAAGGCGGTCGCCCAGATGGTCGCCAAGGCCACCGACGGCACCGTCGACGCCGAGACCGCCCAGCGCTCGGAGCAGACCTTCGCCGACGCGGGCATGACCTCGCTGGCGTTTCTGCGCCTGGTCGACGCGCTCGAGATCCGCTACGGCGTAGAGATCGACCTGGAGAACGATCTCGACCACATGCGCACCGTCACCGCCATCGTGGCCTACCTGAGGAACCAGGGTGTCGTCGACGCCTGA
- a CDS encoding dihydrodipicolinate reductase C-terminal domain-containing protein, with protein MSSTPDRPVAVVGATGRLGRAVTEACARHGVRVVTVADSTSWTIGEEPAGVVIDASRPDALDAVAEHCAATGAALLSCVSGRPPQAAATLSALSRQVPVLIAANLSPLHWLQARAAELAARLAVALVPDAEFTVIDRHPTTKLDAPSATAKNLAALLPEQTTVLAQRYGHAVSDHHVVLTAGAESWESIHRVRDLRGPATAALTLAAWLEQARPGLYTAAEVFAELAGAQA; from the coding sequence GTGTCGTCGACGCCTGACCGCCCCGTCGCCGTCGTCGGCGCCACCGGCCGCCTGGGCCGCGCGGTGACCGAGGCCTGCGCGCGCCACGGCGTCCGGGTCGTCACGGTGGCCGATTCGACAAGCTGGACCATCGGCGAGGAACCCGCGGGCGTCGTCATCGACGCGAGCAGACCCGACGCTCTCGACGCCGTCGCCGAGCATTGCGCCGCCACCGGCGCCGCCCTGCTCTCCTGCGTCTCCGGCCGCCCGCCGCAAGCGGCCGCCACGCTGTCGGCGCTCTCGCGACAGGTTCCGGTGCTGATCGCCGCCAACCTCAGCCCACTGCACTGGTTGCAGGCCCGCGCCGCCGAGCTCGCGGCGCGCCTGGCTGTCGCCCTGGTGCCCGATGCCGAATTCACCGTCATCGACCGCCATCCCACCACCAAACTGGACGCGCCCTCGGCGACCGCGAAGAATCTCGCCGCCCTGCTCCCGGAGCAGACCACGGTCCTCGCCCAGCGCTACGGCCACGCCGTGAGCGACCATCACGTCGTACTCACCGCGGGCGCGGAGAGCTGGGAGTCGATCCACCGCGTGCGTGACCTGCGCGGACCCGCCACCGCCGCCCTCACCCTGGCCGCCTGGCTCGAGCAGGCCCGGCCCGGCCTGTACACGGCCGCCGAGGTATTCGCCGAACTCGCGGGAGCCCAGGCATGA
- a CDS encoding acyl-CoA dehydrogenase family protein, protein MTVTLPTAARLRALLTGRADEVTAYEQAGRSPAELFTGVMATGLATPVIEGRPGAVAEFCANISVIAENWLALAESVHLQTLVGLTVARHAQPALRDELVPALAEGRLLGANCVSEPAAGSDMSAIALRADRTDTGFTLHGTKTWAGHAPLAGVLVVYARTSAAGLGGLTCLAVDPTTPGVTIAPAAHKHSAAALPSADVHFDGAHVPADRVLGRVDRGARVADDMFTQGRVGLAACAVGLSAAAVRRATDYAKSRIQFGVPIIRHQAIGHLLADMTTQLAAARQLLARACDEIDEGGSDADLLAAQAKLFATDTAMRVTTDAVQILGATAYLPGESAERWMREAKLLQIIQGTNQIQRNAIAARL, encoded by the coding sequence ATGACCGTCACCCTCCCCACCGCCGCACGCCTGCGTGCCCTGCTCACCGGCCGCGCCGACGAGGTCACCGCCTACGAACAGGCGGGCCGTTCTCCCGCCGAACTGTTCACCGGTGTCATGGCCACCGGCCTGGCCACACCGGTCATCGAAGGCAGGCCGGGCGCGGTCGCCGAGTTCTGCGCGAACATCTCCGTGATCGCGGAGAACTGGCTGGCATTGGCCGAATCGGTGCATCTGCAAACCCTCGTCGGCCTCACCGTCGCTCGGCACGCACAGCCCGCGCTGCGCGACGAGTTGGTCCCCGCCCTCGCCGAAGGTCGGCTCCTCGGCGCGAACTGCGTCAGCGAACCCGCCGCCGGATCGGACATGTCGGCCATCGCGCTGCGGGCCGACCGCACCGACACCGGGTTCACACTGCACGGCACCAAGACCTGGGCAGGTCACGCACCCCTGGCCGGCGTGCTCGTCGTCTACGCCCGCACCAGCGCGGCCGGTCTCGGCGGTCTCACCTGCCTCGCCGTCGACCCCACCACCCCGGGAGTCACCATCGCTCCCGCCGCCCACAAGCACAGCGCCGCCGCCCTGCCCAGCGCGGACGTGCACTTCGACGGCGCCCACGTGCCCGCCGACCGGGTACTCGGCCGGGTCGACCGCGGCGCCCGCGTCGCCGACGACATGTTCACCCAGGGGCGCGTCGGCCTGGCCGCCTGCGCCGTCGGCCTGAGCGCCGCCGCAGTCCGCCGCGCCACCGACTACGCCAAGTCACGAATCCAGTTCGGCGTGCCCATCATCCGGCACCAGGCGATCGGCCATCTGCTCGCCGACATGACCACCCAGCTCGCCGCCGCCCGCCAACTCCTCGCCCGAGCCTGCGACGAGATCGACGAGGGCGGGTCCGATGCCGACCTGCTGGCCGCCCAGGCCAAGCTCTTCGCCACCGACACCGCGATGCGGGTGACCACCGATGCCGTCCAGATCCTCGGCGCCACCGCGTACCTGCCCGGCGAGTCGGCGGAGCGGTGGATGCGCGAGGCCAAACTCCTGCAGATCATCCAGGGCACCAACCAGATTCAGCGCAACGCCATCGCGGCACGACTGTGA
- a CDS encoding class II aldolase/adducin family protein, with amino-acid sequence MTSALVIQAAIGARALSSGGHDDFNQGQISVRRPGDGRFAIKGALVGFDEATPADFVDAAVDAAETPDPQAPPELPLHQAVYAARPDVAGIVHSHAPASLVFGALDADLVPLSHEGALLTGEVHRFHDTSNTVLTLDVGEGIAKTLDRGVGVFLVNHGSVVVGRSVRHAVVFALMLERACRLQLDALASGRPFATSNALDVAAKREYIFADLSVRSYWEHTRRRVHRLHPETTEWSR; translated from the coding sequence ATGACCTCCGCATTGGTGATCCAGGCGGCGATCGGTGCGCGCGCACTGTCGTCCGGTGGACACGACGATTTCAATCAGGGCCAGATCTCGGTCCGCAGGCCCGGCGACGGCCGCTTCGCCATCAAAGGCGCACTCGTCGGCTTCGACGAGGCCACCCCGGCCGATTTCGTCGACGCCGCCGTCGACGCCGCCGAAACCCCGGACCCACAGGCCCCACCGGAACTGCCACTGCACCAGGCCGTATACGCCGCTCGCCCCGACGTCGCGGGGATCGTGCACAGCCACGCACCCGCGAGTCTCGTCTTCGGCGCTCTGGACGCCGATCTGGTCCCGTTGAGTCATGAAGGCGCCCTGCTGACCGGTGAGGTGCACCGCTTCCACGACACCAGTAACACCGTGCTCACACTCGATGTCGGCGAGGGCATCGCGAAGACCCTCGACCGAGGCGTCGGGGTCTTTCTGGTCAACCACGGCAGCGTCGTCGTCGGCCGCAGCGTGCGCCACGCGGTCGTCTTCGCCCTCATGCTCGAACGCGCCTGTCGCCTGCAACTCGACGCGCTGGCTTCCGGTCGCCCGTTCGCCACCTCGAACGCCCTGGACGTCGCCGCCAAGCGCGAGTACATCTTCGCCGACCTCTCGGTGCGCTCCTACTGGGAACACACCCGCCGCCGCGTGCATCGCCTGCACCCGGAGACCACCGAATGGAGCCGCTGA